From the Candidatus Methanomethylophilaceae archaeon genome, one window contains:
- the gyrB gene encoding DNA topoisomerase (ATP-hydrolyzing) subunit B produces MGDENSAGASEEYNADSIVALKGLEAVRKRPGMYIGSTDSRGLHHMVYEVVDNGIDEVMAGFATEVDVVINEDGSITVTDDGRGIPTGINHKEGKSALELCLTDLHAGGKFNQNSYKVSGGLHGVGVSVVNALSSKLIATVYREGKIFRQSYKIGVPDGPVETIGESDRHGTEIRFWPDAEMFETVEFDYTTLQNRFRNQAFLNSEATVNFEDKRTGRKERFHYDGGVSEFVQYLNRSKTPIHPVPMRFAGERNGVNIDIALQYTDGYNEEIDSFVNTIYTPEGGTHLTGFRTALTKCINDYGKTNGILKDITLEGSDVREGLTAIVSIKMAEPQFEGQTKAKLGSSVAQGAVIGLMTEKLTEYLLENPPVAQIVLKKAISAYEGREAARKARDATRRKSVLETTSLPGKLADCSERDPSKCELYIVEGDSAGGSAKQGRDRAFQAILPIRGKILNVEKTRPDKLLDHEEIKNLAIAIGGGIGKDFDVSKIRYHNVVIMTDADVDGAHICTLLLTLFYRQMRPLIDGGHVYIAMPPLYRVYKGKKQIYAYNDEEMAAAMAELGSGCNVSRYKGLGEMNPQQLWDTTMDPDTRMMKKVTVEDSMIADQLFSVLMGDDVEPRREFIVEHAHEVMNLDV; encoded by the coding sequence ATGGGCGACGAGAACAGCGCTGGCGCTTCCGAAGAGTACAATGCGGACAGCATAGTGGCATTGAAGGGGCTGGAAGCGGTCAGGAAGAGGCCTGGAATGTACATAGGCTCCACGGATTCGCGCGGCCTGCATCACATGGTCTATGAGGTCGTGGACAACGGCATTGACGAGGTCATGGCGGGGTTCGCTACCGAAGTGGACGTTGTCATCAACGAAGATGGGTCCATCACCGTCACCGATGACGGCAGAGGCATCCCGACCGGAATCAACCACAAGGAAGGCAAATCCGCGCTGGAGCTGTGCCTCACGGATCTCCATGCCGGAGGGAAGTTCAACCAGAACAGCTACAAGGTCTCCGGAGGTCTGCACGGAGTCGGTGTTTCCGTGGTCAACGCGCTGTCGTCCAAGCTCATTGCGACCGTTTACCGCGAGGGCAAGATATTCAGGCAGTCCTACAAGATAGGCGTGCCGGACGGTCCCGTGGAGACGATCGGAGAATCCGACAGGCACGGGACGGAGATAAGGTTCTGGCCGGACGCCGAGATGTTCGAGACGGTAGAGTTCGATTACACCACGCTTCAGAACAGGTTCCGCAACCAGGCTTTCCTCAACAGCGAGGCTACCGTGAATTTCGAGGACAAGCGCACCGGCAGGAAGGAGAGGTTCCATTACGATGGCGGGGTCTCCGAGTTCGTCCAGTACCTCAACAGATCAAAGACTCCGATCCATCCGGTCCCGATGCGTTTCGCCGGCGAGAGGAACGGGGTCAACATCGACATCGCCCTGCAATACACAGACGGATACAACGAGGAGATCGACTCGTTCGTGAACACGATCTACACGCCGGAGGGAGGGACCCATCTCACCGGATTCAGGACCGCGCTGACGAAGTGCATCAACGACTACGGCAAGACCAACGGGATCCTCAAGGACATCACGCTGGAAGGGTCGGACGTCCGCGAAGGACTCACGGCGATAGTCAGCATCAAGATGGCCGAGCCCCAGTTCGAAGGGCAGACAAAGGCCAAGCTGGGCAGCAGCGTCGCTCAGGGGGCCGTCATAGGCCTGATGACCGAGAAGCTGACCGAGTATCTTCTGGAGAACCCTCCCGTGGCTCAGATCGTGCTGAAGAAGGCCATATCAGCCTATGAGGGCAGGGAGGCCGCCAGGAAGGCCAGGGACGCCACCAGAAGGAAGAGCGTCCTGGAGACCACCAGCCTTCCCGGGAAGCTTGCGGATTGCTCCGAAAGGGACCCTTCCAAATGCGAGCTGTACATCGTGGAGGGAGATTCCGCAGGCGGGAGCGCCAAACAGGGCAGGGACCGCGCGTTCCAAGCCATCCTTCCCATAAGGGGGAAGATTCTGAACGTGGAGAAGACGAGGCCGGACAAGCTTCTGGACCACGAGGAGATCAAGAACCTTGCCATAGCCATCGGAGGCGGGATAGGGAAGGATTTCGACGTCTCCAAGATCCGCTACCACAACGTCGTCATAATGACCGATGCGGATGTGGACGGGGCGCACATATGCACGCTCCTGCTGACGCTCTTCTACAGGCAGATGAGGCCTCTGATAGACGGCGGGCACGTATACATCGCCATGCCGCCTCTGTACAGGGTATACAAGGGCAAGAAGCAGATCTACGCCTATAACGACGAGGAAATGGCCGCGGCAATGGCCGAGCTGGGATCCGGATGCAACGTGTCGAGGTACAAGGGTCTGGGAGAGATGAACCCCCAGCAGCTGTGGGACACCACCATGGACCCGGACACCAGGATGATGAAGAAAGTCACGGTCGAAGACAGCATGATCGCCGATCAGCTGTTCTCCGTCCTCATGGGAGACGACGTCGAGCCCAGAAGGGAATTCATCGTCGAGCATGCCCACGAGGTCATGAACTTGGATGTGTGA
- the thiC gene encoding phosphomethylpyrimidine synthase ThiC — protein sequence MSTIMEEACRGEITPLMRKIAENEGVSAEFIRNGIASGRICAPHNPVHDAKPAAIGEGLSIKVNVNLGTSRDMADLDAELKKLKVAMKYGADAVMDLSTGGDIDAIRRKIISECPVMMGSVPIYQTGVMAARKKAIVEMTEDDIFNGIEKHAKDGMDFMTVHCGITKESVGWLSKSGRTTDVVSRGGSFLTAWILHNGEENPLYKNFDYLLDLAREYEFTLSLGDGFRPGCIDDASDQAQISELMTLGHLVVRAREAGVQSMVEGPGHVPLDQVAMNMRLEKRMCHDAPFYVLGPLVTDIAPGYDHIVGAIGGAVATQNGADFLCYLTPAEHLSLPDADDVKEGVIASKIAAHVGDLCRGIGRERDTKMAKARKALDWNAMFDICIDEEKARRYRCRGCTEESEGCSMCGDICAIKIVDTYMKKGGN from the coding sequence ATGAGCACCATCATGGAAGAAGCCTGCAGAGGCGAGATCACGCCTCTGATGAGAAAGATCGCGGAGAACGAAGGGGTCAGCGCCGAATTCATAAGGAACGGGATAGCATCGGGACGCATCTGCGCGCCGCACAACCCCGTGCATGACGCCAAACCTGCCGCAATCGGCGAAGGGCTGTCCATCAAAGTGAACGTAAACCTTGGTACGTCCCGCGACATGGCCGACCTTGACGCCGAATTGAAGAAGCTGAAGGTCGCCATGAAATACGGGGCGGACGCGGTGATGGACCTGAGCACCGGAGGGGACATAGACGCGATAAGGAGGAAGATCATCTCCGAATGCCCCGTGATGATGGGGTCCGTCCCCATATATCAGACCGGAGTGATGGCCGCCAGAAAAAAGGCGATAGTCGAGATGACCGAGGACGACATATTCAACGGCATCGAGAAGCACGCCAAAGACGGGATGGACTTCATGACGGTCCATTGCGGGATAACCAAGGAAAGCGTGGGGTGGCTCAGCAAAAGCGGCAGAACGACGGACGTTGTGTCCAGAGGGGGATCGTTCCTCACCGCATGGATCCTTCACAACGGGGAAGAGAACCCCCTCTACAAGAATTTCGATTATCTTCTCGATCTCGCGAGGGAATACGAGTTCACGCTGTCCCTCGGAGACGGATTCAGGCCCGGATGCATAGACGACGCCTCCGACCAGGCGCAGATCTCTGAGCTGATGACTCTCGGCCACCTGGTTGTAAGGGCCAGAGAGGCTGGTGTGCAGAGCATGGTGGAAGGCCCTGGGCACGTTCCGCTGGACCAGGTGGCCATGAACATGCGCCTGGAGAAGAGGATGTGCCATGACGCCCCGTTTTACGTGCTGGGGCCGCTGGTGACCGACATAGCGCCCGGATACGACCACATAGTCGGAGCCATAGGCGGAGCGGTCGCCACCCAGAACGGAGCCGATTTCCTGTGCTACCTGACGCCGGCGGAGCACCTGTCCCTGCCGGATGCCGACGACGTCAAAGAGGGCGTCATAGCCTCGAAGATCGCGGCCCACGTCGGGGACCTCTGCAGGGGCATCGGAAGGGAGCGCGACACCAAGATGGCGAAGGCCAGGAAAGCGCTGGATTGGAACGCGATGTTCGACATCTGCATCGACGAGGAGAAGGCCAGAAGGTACAGATGCCGCGGGTGCACCGAGGAGAGCGAAGGATGCTCCATGTGCGGAGACATCTGCGCCATAAAGATCGTGGACACCTACATGAAAAAGGGCGGAAACTGA
- a CDS encoding TIM barrel protein, protein MRFGPAGYPSAGKTPEKSLEYTRSIGLDALEVEFVRGARIRPERADEIGAKAKELDIRLSCHAPYFISFNSENPETREKSVDYVTSTARAAHHLGAYLIVIHAASYGKSPETALPSVIEGLSKCKDILDDEGIKDVILGVETMGKLGQFGTLEEIGKIMDSVDGVRPVLDVAHVHARGRGCLKTEADMRDLIGQFFPLCGDIAHFHISCIKYGEKGDISHLPLETKEPDLQILADILQDSKQECTFICESPLIEKDAVVFREMFPAYRL, encoded by the coding sequence ATGAGATTCGGGCCCGCAGGATATCCGTCGGCTGGGAAGACGCCGGAGAAGTCGTTGGAATACACCAGAAGCATAGGTTTGGACGCATTGGAGGTGGAGTTCGTCCGCGGGGCACGCATCAGGCCCGAGAGAGCCGATGAAATAGGCGCCAAAGCCAAGGAACTGGATATAAGGCTAAGCTGCCACGCGCCGTATTTCATAAGCTTCAATTCCGAGAACCCTGAGACCAGGGAGAAGAGCGTGGACTACGTCACCAGCACCGCTAGGGCTGCCCACCATCTCGGAGCATATCTGATAGTGATACACGCCGCTTCTTATGGGAAATCGCCCGAGACGGCCCTCCCGTCGGTCATAGAGGGCCTGTCCAAGTGCAAGGACATCCTTGACGACGAGGGGATCAAAGACGTCATCCTCGGCGTGGAGACCATGGGAAAATTGGGGCAGTTCGGGACCCTTGAAGAAATCGGCAAGATCATGGATTCCGTCGATGGCGTGAGGCCGGTGCTGGATGTGGCGCATGTGCACGCCCGCGGGCGCGGATGCCTGAAGACGGAGGCCGACATGCGCGATCTGATAGGGCAATTCTTCCCACTGTGCGGAGATATCGCGCATTTCCATATCAGCTGCATAAAATACGGCGAAAAAGGGGATATATCCCATCTGCCGCTGGAAACGAAGGAACCTGACCTTCAGATTCTGGCCGACATCCTCCAGGATTCCAAGCAGGAATGCACGTTCATCTGCGAGTCGCCGCTGATAGAGAAGGATGCGGTAGTATTCAGGGAAATGTTCCCAGCATATCGCCTATGA
- a CDS encoding transcriptional regulator, giving the protein MKIPCELIVWHALPMIRRELAVELVGSHGMSQADVARKFGMSDAAVSQYIGKKRGTRPEFDPEDPAGIIFMEAIRESARRIAEENADPSVEMCKLCGTFRKTGLLDREFLAQTGSPPPKCSCYPGTDQRTGRSFRGMATDAKLRR; this is encoded by the coding sequence ATGAAGATACCATGCGAACTCATCGTATGGCATGCCTTGCCGATGATACGCCGCGAGCTGGCGGTGGAGCTCGTAGGATCCCACGGCATGAGCCAGGCGGACGTCGCCAGAAAGTTCGGCATGAGCGACGCTGCTGTGTCCCAATACATCGGGAAGAAGAGGGGGACCAGGCCGGAGTTCGATCCCGAGGATCCGGCAGGCATCATTTTCATGGAAGCCATCCGGGAATCGGCCCGCAGAATCGCGGAGGAAAACGCCGATCCCTCAGTCGAGATGTGCAAGCTGTGCGGGACATTCAGGAAAACGGGGCTTCTTGACAGGGAATTCCTGGCGCAGACAGGCTCTCCGCCTCCCAAATGCTCCTGCTATCCCGGGACGGATCAACGGACGGGCCGATCGTTCCGCGGAATGGCAACGGATGCGAAACTGCGGCGCTGA